A genome region from Alicyclobacillus acidocaldarius subsp. acidocaldarius DSM 446 includes the following:
- a CDS encoding PhzF family phenazine biosynthesis protein, whose translation MREIEVFQVDAFTEEPFSGNPAGVVIDGGDLPRDLRQRIAREMNCSETAFVVQYERGRFRFQYHTPEAEVDLCGHATIAALHLLRERQDIVGDIVAETRAGILPMRIDEEGPVWMRQAEPKFREVPDDARAALLEALGLREDEIQGELPFALASTGIWQVMVPVKSRDRLFALTPDTLRLRDVSRRLGAICVHVYALDPADPSAVAVARDFAPAVGVAEDPHTGTAAGALACLLADRGVVPAGEMAFEQGANLGRPGLILARVEAGPPMRAWVGGHAVTVLRGEMRVAK comes from the coding sequence GTGCGAGAGATCGAAGTGTTTCAGGTGGATGCGTTCACCGAAGAGCCATTTTCGGGCAATCCTGCGGGTGTCGTGATCGACGGAGGGGACTTGCCGCGCGATCTGCGCCAGCGCATCGCGCGCGAGATGAACTGCTCGGAGACGGCGTTTGTGGTCCAGTACGAGCGGGGCAGGTTCCGATTCCAGTACCACACGCCGGAGGCGGAGGTGGACCTCTGCGGACACGCGACCATCGCCGCGCTCCATCTGCTGCGCGAGCGACAGGACATCGTCGGCGACATCGTGGCGGAGACGCGGGCGGGAATCTTGCCCATGCGAATTGACGAGGAGGGGCCGGTCTGGATGCGCCAGGCGGAGCCCAAGTTCCGCGAGGTGCCGGACGACGCCCGCGCGGCCCTGTTGGAGGCGCTCGGGCTTCGCGAGGACGAAATCCAGGGCGAGCTGCCGTTTGCGCTGGCGTCGACCGGCATTTGGCAGGTGATGGTGCCCGTGAAGTCCCGCGACCGCCTGTTTGCCCTGACGCCGGATACGTTGCGCCTGCGCGATGTGTCGAGGCGGCTCGGCGCCATCTGCGTGCATGTGTACGCACTCGATCCGGCCGATCCGTCGGCTGTCGCCGTGGCGCGAGACTTCGCGCCTGCGGTCGGCGTCGCGGAAGATCCGCACACCGGCACGGCGGCGGGCGCGCTCGCGTGTCTGCTGGCCGATCGCGGCGTGGTCCCGGCGGGCGAGATGGCGTTTGAGCAGGGCGCCAATCTCGGGCGCCCGGGCCTCATCCTCGCGCGCGTCGAGGCGGGCCCGCCGATGCGCGCTTGGGTGGGCGGTCATGCGGTCACCGTGCTCCGCGGCGAGATGCGCGTTGCAAAATAA